A genomic window from Camelus ferus isolate YT-003-E chromosome X, BCGSAC_Cfer_1.0, whole genome shotgun sequence includes:
- the SH2D1A gene encoding SH2 domain-containing protein 1A has protein sequence MDAVAVYHGKISRETGEKLLLATGLDGSYLLRDSESVPGVYCLCVLYQGYIYTYRVSQTETGSWSAETAPGVRKRFFRKIKNLISAFQKPDQGIVIPLQYPVEKSSARSTQGATGRREDPDVFLKAP, from the exons ATGGATGCGGTGGCTGTGTATCACGGCAAAATCAGCCGGGAGACGGGGGAGAAGCTCTTGCTCGCCACGGGTCTGGACGGCAGCTATTTGCTGAGGGACAGCGAGAGCGTCCCGGGCGTGTACTGCCTGTGTGTGCT GTATCAAGGTTACATTTATACATACCGAGTTTCCCAGACAGAAACAGGTTCTTGGAGTGCTGAG ACAGCACCTGGGGTACGTAAAAGATTTTTCCggaaaataaaaaatctcatTTCAGCATTTCAGAAGCCAGATCAAGGCATTGTAATACCTTTGCAGTATCCAGTTGAGAAGTCCTCAGCTAGAAGTACACAAGGTGCTACAG ggagaagagaagatcCTGATGTCTTCCTGAAAGcaccatga
- the TEX13D gene encoding testis-expressed protein 13D: MALDFGDHASGFRHNEVIRFINNEVLMNGGGPDFYVAFRSLPWNEVEDRLRVVVADPQVPQSLKRACAWSALALSVRMGARQREQEARQVQRLQDQVEEREAVSWALASELQRLRAEREAVVAQLRFTQAALQQALNERNVLCGQQLQAERSTEGAPLAQEMVFGPRAEQLGTAAWSLSAERQRDLVAMAMHGRLCFEAQMPAPRAVLYVPGPLSPWVQAMQSPLPVQMPFPFPFHAPFPMGFPFLPRIPPAVVMDAESAVVPLQMPPPRVYPPGPWPAVGFQEEMAPLWDQRSYSQGEDPKIPQDTVPLGDTRNINQEEGPERPQGAIPLGESWSHSQEEGSESTQRLIPLGNICSHIQEEGLDRPQGMVHLGDSRNLSQEEGLERPQGMVPLRDSWSLRQEEDTERPQGMVPLRDSWSLRQEEDTERPQGMVPLEASGSYSQEEVPKRSQGTVPLESSRSQSQKEDQERPQEAVPLGGSRSQSQEEGPQRPQATPQQDSWSCGGRENPKKHQPQGQKTKQPKGKKASESHQQEKSASGCSSVNWVCTWCKAMNFSWRKSCYKCKKVCMAVQGCLDPGQTH, from the coding sequence ATGGCCTTGGACTTTGGGGACCACGCCAGTGGGTTCCGCCACAACGAGGTGATCAGGTTCATCAACAATGAGGTCCTCATGAATGGGGGCGGCCCCGATTTCTACGTGGCCTTCCGCTCGCTGCCCTGGAATGAGGTGGAGGATCGGCTCCGGGTGGTCGTGGCTGACCCGCAGGTGCCGCAGTCCCTCAAGAGGGCCTGTGCCTGGAGCGCGCTGGCCCTGAGCGTGCGCATGGGGGCGAGGCAGCGGGAGCAGGAGGCCCGCCAGGTCCAGCGGCTGCAGGACCAGGTGGAGGAGCGTGAGGCGGTTTCCTGGGCTCTAGCCTCTGAGCTACAGCGCCTGCGCGCGGAGCGCGAGGCGGTGGTTGCGCAGCTGCGCTTCACGCAGGCCGCCCTGCAACAGGCGCTGAATGAGCGCAATGTGCTTTGTgggcagcagctccaggctgagAGATCCACCGAGGGTGCCCCATTGGCCCAAGAGATGGTGTTTGGGCCTCGAGCTGAGCAGCTTGGTACTGCAGCATGGTCCCTGAGTGCAGAGCGGCAAAGAGATCTGGTGGCCATGGCGATGCATGGCAGGCTGTGTTTTGAGGCTCAGATGCCAGCCCCAAGGGCTGTTCTTTACGTGCCGGGGCCCCTAAGTCCCTGGGTCCAGGCAATGCAGTCCCCTCTGCCAGTGCAGATGCCATTCCCATTTCCATTCCATGCACCATTTCCAATGGGATTCCCATTCTTGCCACGTATACCACCAGCAGTAGTCATGGATGCAGAATCTGCAGTAGTCCCACTTCAGATGCCTCCTCCACGGGTCTACCCACCTGGCCCATGGCCTGCAgtgggcttccaggaggagatGGCCCCACTGTGGGACCAGAGGAGCTACAGCCAGGGGGAAGATCCTAAGATTCCCCAGGATACAGTCCCCTTAGGGGACACCAGAAATATTAACCAGGAAGAAGGTCCTGAGAGGCCCCAGGGGGCGATTCCCCTTGGGGAGAGCTGGAGCCACAGCCAGGAAGAAGGTTCAGAGAGCACCCAGAGGTTGATCCCCCTGGGGAATATTTGTAGCCACATCCAGGAAGAAGGGCTAGACAGGCCCCAGGGGATGGTCCACCTTGGGGATAGTCGGAACCTCAGCCAGGAAGAAGGTCTAGAAAGGCCCCAGGGGATGGTTCCCCTGAGAGATAGCTGGAGCCTCAGGCAGGAAGAAGATACAGAGAGGCCCCAGGGGATGGTACCCCTGAGAGATAGCTGGAGCCTCAGGCAGGAAGAAGATACAGAGAGGCCCCAGGGGATGGTACCCCTGGAGGCCAGTGGGAGCTACAGCCAGGAAGAAGTTCCAAAAAGATCCCAGGGGACTGTTCCCCTAGAGAGCAGTAGAAGCCAGAGCCAAAAGGAAGACCaggagaggccccaggaggctgTCCCCCTGGGGGGCAGCAGAAGCCAGAGCCAGGAAGAAGGTCCACAGAGGCCCCAGGCGACCCCCCAGCAGGACAGCTGGAGCTGTGGTGGGAGAGAAAACCCAAAGAAACATCAGCCCCAGGGCCAGAAAACCAAGCagcccaaagggaaaaaagcctCAGAATCACACCAGCAGGAGAAGTCTGCCTCAGGTTGCAGTTCAGTGAATTGGGTGTGCACATGGTGTAAAGCAATGAATTTCTCCTGGCGCAAGTCCTGCTATAAATGCAAGAAAGTCTGCATGGCAGTTCAGGGATGCCTGGACCCAGGACAAACTCACTGA